The Streptomyces halobius genomic interval AGGTGGAGATCGGCGGGATCTCGCTGCCGATCGCGGTTGGCCTGCTGATCATGATGTATCCGGTGCTGGCCAAGGTCCGCTACGACAAGCTCGACGCGGTCACCGGCGACCGCAAGCTGATGGTGTCGTCGCTGGTCATCAACTGGGTGCTCGGTCCGGCGGTGATGTTCGCGCTGGCCTGGATCTTCCTGCCGGACCTGCCCGAGTACCGCACCGGCCTGATCATCGTCGGTCTGGCCCGCTGCATCGCGATGGTGATCATCTGGAACGACCTGGCCTGCGGCGACCGCGAAGCCGCCGCCGTGCTCGTCGCCCTGAACTCGGTCTTCCAGGTCATCGCCTTCGGTCTGCTGGGCTGGTTCTACCTCGATCTGCTGCCGGGCTGGCTGGGCCTCGGCGACGGTGAGCACCTCGACATCTCCATGTGGAAAATCGCCCTCAACGTCGTCATCTTCCTCGGCGTACCGCTCCTCGCCGGCTTCCTCACCCGCCGCATCGGCGAGAAGAAGCTCGGCCGGGACGGCTACGAGGCGAAGTTCCTGCCGAAGATCGGGCCGTGGGCGCTCTACGGTCTGCTGTTCACGATCGTGATTCTCTTCGCCCTCCAGGGGAAGACGATCACCTCGCAGCCGCTCGACGTCGCCCGGATCGCGGTGCCCCTGCTCGCCTACTTCGCGATCATGTGGTTCGGCACCTTCGCCCTGGGCAAGGTCATCGGCCTCGCGTACGACCGCACCGCGACCCTCGCCTTCACGGCCGCCGGGAACAACTTCGAGCTCGCCATCGCCGTCGCCATCGCCACCTTCGGCGTCACCTCCGGCCAGGCCCTCTCCGGAGTCGTCGGCCCCCTCATCGAGGTCCCCGTCCTGGTCGCGCTGGTGTACGTGTCCCTGGCCTGGCGTAAGAAGTTCACGGTCGCGCAACTCGGTTCATGACATCACGCACGGACGTGGTGGTGGTCGGCGGCGGCCAAGCAGGGCTCGCCGCCGGCTACCACCTGCGCCGCCTCGGCCTCGACTTCGTCATCCTCGACGCCCAAGCCGAGGCGGGCGGTGCCTGGCGCCATACTTGGGACTCGCTGAAGCTGTTCTCCCCGGCCGCGTACTCCTCGCTGCCCGGCCGCCTCATGCCGCCTCAGACAGGACAGACGTACCCGGACGCCGGGCACGTCGTGGACTACCTGACCGACTACGAGCGCCGCTACGAACTGCCCCTCGTCCGGGCCGCCACCGTGCGCGGCGTGCACCGGGACGGCGAGCGGCTGCGGGTGGACAGCGAGGCCGGCACCTGGCAGGCACGGTTCGTGATCAGCGCCACCGGCACCTGGTGGCGGCCGTTCCTGCCCGCCGTCCCCGGACGCGATGTCTTCGGCGGACGGCAACTGCACACGGTCAACTACCGACGCCCCCAAGACTTCGAAGGCCAGCGCGTGGTCGTGGTCGGCGGTGGCAACTCCGGCGCGCAGATAGCCGCCGACCTGGCCGGGCACGCGGAACTGACCTGGGTGACCCAGCGGCCACCGCGCTTCCTGCCCGACGACATCGACGGCCGCGCCCTGTTCGACGTAGCGACGGCGCGCCGCCGCGCGCTCGACAGCGGCGAGGCGGATGTCGGCGGAGTGGCCTCGCTGGGCGACATCGTCGCCGTACCTCCCGTACGAGCCGCCCGCGACGCGGGACTCCTCAAGGCCGAGCCCATGTTCACCCACCTCGCGCTGCTCGGCCCCGTGTGGGCCGATGGCACGAGCATTGAGGCCGACGCGGTCATCTGGTGCACAGGTTTCCGCCCGGCCCTCTCCCATCTTGTGCCGCTCGGCCTCCGTGACCAGCGCGGACACATCCCTACCGATGGCACCCGCGCCCTCGACGAGCCGCGGCTGCATCTGCTGGGCTACGGGGACTGGACCGGCCCTGCCTCCGCCACGCTGATCGGGGTGGGCCGCCCGGCCCGCGAGGCGGCACGCCAGATCGCCGAGCTGCTGTGAGCTCGTCCTCTCCGACCGCTCTATGCGGCTTTGATCATCGTCTTGCCGCAGCAACACGTCGGATTCTGCTGACCGGAGCAGGTCGCCGGGGCGCGCCCTTGGTCAACGTCAGCTCGCACCCGCAGTCCTCATCGGGGCAGCGATAGACCTCGCCCTCACGCAGCGGCATCGCGCTCACCTCCCTGTTTCGTGTTCTGGTTCCGTCTCGACCGACGCTAGAACCTGGCCCCGGGGGCCAGGTCAACACTGGACGGAAGGAGGACGCAGAACATGATCCAGCAGCTGACCATCGGGCAGGCCACGCGGGCGGCCCGGGTGACCCGCAAGGCGGTACGCGTGTACGAAGCCAAGGGGCTGCTGCCCCCGGCCGGTCGCAGCACGGCCGGCTACCGGCTCTATGACGACACCGACGTGGAGCGGCTCACCTTCATTCGCCGCGCCCGCACCCTCGGCCTGCACCTGGACGACATCCGCGAAGTGCTGGCCATCCACGCCGGCGGCATCCCCCCGTGCGTCACGGTCAGGGACAAGCTGGACGCTCGCGTCGCCGAGATCGACAAAGCCGTCGCCGACCTGCTCGCCCTGCGCAGGACCCTGGTCGAGACCCGCCACCGGGCCGAAGAATGCGTTGACGAACTGCCCGTCACCGTGTGTTCGATCATCGAAGGCCCGTAAGAGCAAGCTCACCGGGAGATGAGCAGCTGCCCCATCGCGGCCAGCACGGACGGCTCCACCCGGTAGTACACCCACGTTCCGCGCCGCTCAGACGTCAGCAGCCCGGCCTCCTTGAGCTTCTTCAGGTGGTGGGAGACGGTCGGTTGGGAGACGCCCACGTCGGAGATGTCGCACACACATGCCTCGCCGCCCTCGTGCGAGGCCACCGCGGAGAACAGCCGCAGCCGCACCGGGTCGCCGAGCGCCTTGAACATCCGCGCGGCCGTCTCGGCCTCGTCCGCCGTCATGGGGCGCTCGGTCAGCGGCGGGCA includes:
- the arsB gene encoding ACR3 family arsenite efflux transporter, which produces MTRTEAPATTEEASVVAKLSTLDRFLAVWILIAMGLGLGLGRVIPGLNDALAKVEIGGISLPIAVGLLIMMYPVLAKVRYDKLDAVTGDRKLMVSSLVINWVLGPAVMFALAWIFLPDLPEYRTGLIIVGLARCIAMVIIWNDLACGDREAAAVLVALNSVFQVIAFGLLGWFYLDLLPGWLGLGDGEHLDISMWKIALNVVIFLGVPLLAGFLTRRIGEKKLGRDGYEAKFLPKIGPWALYGLLFTIVILFALQGKTITSQPLDVARIAVPLLAYFAIMWFGTFALGKVIGLAYDRTATLAFTAAGNNFELAIAVAIATFGVTSGQALSGVVGPLIEVPVLVALVYVSLAWRKKFTVAQLGS
- a CDS encoding ArsO family NAD(P)H-dependent flavin-containing monooxygenase gives rise to the protein MTSRTDVVVVGGGQAGLAAGYHLRRLGLDFVILDAQAEAGGAWRHTWDSLKLFSPAAYSSLPGRLMPPQTGQTYPDAGHVVDYLTDYERRYELPLVRAATVRGVHRDGERLRVDSEAGTWQARFVISATGTWWRPFLPAVPGRDVFGGRQLHTVNYRRPQDFEGQRVVVVGGGNSGAQIAADLAGHAELTWVTQRPPRFLPDDIDGRALFDVATARRRALDSGEADVGGVASLGDIVAVPPVRAARDAGLLKAEPMFTHLALLGPVWADGTSIEADAVIWCTGFRPALSHLVPLGLRDQRGHIPTDGTRALDEPRLHLLGYGDWTGPASATLIGVGRPAREAARQIAELL
- a CDS encoding MerR family transcriptional regulator, producing the protein MIQQLTIGQATRAARVTRKAVRVYEAKGLLPPAGRSTAGYRLYDDTDVERLTFIRRARTLGLHLDDIREVLAIHAGGIPPCVTVRDKLDARVAEIDKAVADLLALRRTLVETRHRAEECVDELPVTVCSIIEGP
- a CDS encoding ArsR/SmtB family transcription factor; its protein translation is MSKVLPLLEPTGEAVAPCCPPLTERPMTADEAETAARMFKALGDPVRLRLFSAVASHEGGEACVCDISDVGVSQPTVSHHLKKLKEAGLLTSERRGTWVYYRVEPSVLAAMGQLLISR